TACATCTCAAATCCATTATATACGAATTACTGTGGTTCCTGAGGGGCGATACCAATATCGGCTGGCTGAAAGAACATGGTGTAAGCATATGGGACGAGTGGGCCGATAAAAACGGTGACCTGGGTCCGGTGTACGGTAAACAATGGCGTAGCTGGGAAACCCCCGGTGGTAAAGTAATTGATCAGATCACTGAAGCCGTGAATACCATTAAAAAGAACCCCGATTCGCGCCGCATTATTGTAAATGCCTGGAACGTGGGCGACCTGCCGGATATGGCGCTGAGCCCCTGCCACTGCCTCTTCCAGTTTTATGTAACACCGGCAGATAAAGCAAAAGGCGAAACCCGCGGAAAACTGAGCTGCCAGCTTTATCAACGCAGTGCCGACGTATTCCTGGGTGTTCCTTTCAACATTGCTTCCTACGCACTGCTGACCATGATGATGGCGCAGGTATGCGACCTGGATGCCGGCGATTTCGTTCACACCTTCGGAGATGTACATCTCTACAGCAATCATATGGAACAGGCGCAGCTGCAGCTGACCCGTCAGCCTTTCCCTTTACCCCAGATGAAGATCAACCCGGAGGTAAAAGACATTTTTGCATTCAAATATGAAGATTTCGAACTGGTGAACTACCAGTTTCATCCCGCTATCAAAGCACCGGTAGCCATATAACTCACTTATGCGCATATCAATTATTGTAGCTGCTTCGGAAAACAACGTCATTGGTATCCATAATGAGCTGCCATGGCGCCTGCCGGCCGATCTGAAATACTTCAAAACTACTACCCTCGGCAAGCCGGTCATCATGGGGCGTAAAACCTTTGAATCACTGGGAAAAGCGCTGCCTGGAAGACCGAATATCGTCATCACCCGGCAGGGCGATTACCACCCGGAACATACTTTTGTAGTGAGCTCACTGGATGCTGCCCTCGATAAAGCCCGCAGCTTCGGTGGCGATGAATTGTTTATCACCGGCGGATCCCAGATTTTCGAAGCTTCCTGGCCGTTAATAAACCGTATCTACCTCACCCGTGTACACGCCGTGGTAGAAGGGGACGCTTTTTTTCCGGAGATAGATGAAAACAGATTCAAACTCGTCAGCGAACAACACCATGAACCCGACGAAAAGCACGCCTATGGCTTTACTTTTCAGGTTTGGGATAGCGTAGCTGCTAAAAGCTAGCAGCTATCTGAATACCACCGTGCCCATGCTGTGCGTCAGCTCGTACTCTAATGCATTCAGGTGCTTTTGCATTTCCAGGCAGCTTAATACCTGTTCTATGCTGGTGGCCTTTTTCGCTTCTTCCTGGTTTTCCAGGATCAGCTTCTTGATCTTGCGGAGTATAAGATAGTTGGTAGTGCTAATGGTATCTCTCAGATAGGCGTTGTCGCCATAAACGGTATCAATTTCAAATCGTTCCTTCCAGTTAACACTCAGGTCGGCTTCTTTATCTTCGAGGATATTCGCAATCTGTTTCGACAACTGCTGGTCTTCATGATAAAGGAACCATCTTTTATCCTGCAGGTTGCCGGCATCATACAG
The genomic region above belongs to Chitinophaga sp. 180180018-3 and contains:
- a CDS encoding thymidylate synthase, with translation MDQYLTLLQHIIRDGAVKTDRTGTGTTSVFGYQMRFDLQEGFPVVTTKKLHLKSIIYELLWFLRGDTNIGWLKEHGVSIWDEWADKNGDLGPVYGKQWRSWETPGGKVIDQITEAVNTIKKNPDSRRIIVNAWNVGDLPDMALSPCHCLFQFYVTPADKAKGETRGKLSCQLYQRSADVFLGVPFNIASYALLTMMMAQVCDLDAGDFVHTFGDVHLYSNHMEQAQLQLTRQPFPLPQMKINPEVKDIFAFKYEDFELVNYQFHPAIKAPVAI
- a CDS encoding dihydrofolate reductase — translated: MRISIIVAASENNVIGIHNELPWRLPADLKYFKTTTLGKPVIMGRKTFESLGKALPGRPNIVITRQGDYHPEHTFVVSSLDAALDKARSFGGDELFITGGSQIFEASWPLINRIYLTRVHAVVEGDAFFPEIDENRFKLVSEQHHEPDEKHAYGFTFQVWDSVAAKS